The Pseudopipra pipra isolate bDixPip1 chromosome 6, bDixPip1.hap1, whole genome shotgun sequence genome includes a region encoding these proteins:
- the ATXN3 gene encoding ataxin-3 isoform X1 produces MGGGARRRDWAVGSRGAGAAGRSVNMESIFHERQEGSLCAQHCLNNLLQGEYFSPVELSSIAQQLDEEERMRMAEGGVSSEEYRTFLQQPSVNMDDSGFFSIQVISNALKVWGLELILFNSPEYQRLGIDPINEKSFICNYKEHWFTVRKLGKQWFNLNSLLMGPELISDTYLALFLAQLQQEGYSIFVVKGDLPDCEADQLLQMIRVQQMQRPKLIGEEAAQSRDQRLPRSDVDQAIEVNHPFDGTGMLDEDEENFQRALALSRQEIDMEDEEADLRRAIQLSMQGSRRSELSGSLPQNVPQSSHSSQTESLSSEELRRRRQAYFEKQQQQLQQQDQTPNLHDKATLSSSTQEADPGGDMSEEDMLQAAMNMSLESVKNHLNSEEEK; encoded by the exons ATGGGCGGTGGCGCGAGGCGCCGTGATTGGGCGGTCGGGTCACGtggggcgggggctgcgggccGGTCTGTAAACATGGAGTCGATCTTCCACGAGCGG CAAGAAGGCTCATTGTGTGCTCAACACTGTCTGAATAATTTGCTGCAAGGGGAATACTTTAGTCCTGTAGAGTTATCCTCTATTGCACAGCAGTtggatgaggaagaaaggatgAGAATGGCAGAGGGAGGAGTATCTAGTGAAGAATATAGAACATTTTTACAG CAGCCTTCTGTAAATATGGATGATAGTGGATTCTTCTCAATTCAA GTTATAAGCAATGCCTTGAAAGTGTGGGGTTTAGAACTAATCCTCTTCAACAGCCCAGAGTATCAGAGACTTGGGATCGACCCTAT aaatgaaaaatcatttaTTTGTAATTATAAGGAACACTGGTTTACAGTTCGAAAGTTAGGAAAACAG TGGTTTAACTTGAACTCTCTCTTGATGGGTCCAGAACTAATATCAGACACATATCTTGCACTTTTCTTGGCTCAATTACAACAGGAAG gtTATTCCATATTTGTAGTAAAAGGAGACCTGCCAGACTGTGAGGCTGATCAGCTACTGCAGATGATTCGGGTACAGCAAATGCAGAGACCAAAACTAATTGGAGAAGAGGCAGCACAGTCAAGAGATCAGAG GCTACCCAGAAGTGATGTGGACCAAGCAATAGAAGTTAACCATCCTTTTGATGGAACAGGCATGTTAGATGAAGATGAAGAGAATTTTCAGAGAGCCCTGGCTCTAAGTAGGCAGGAAATTGATATGGAGGATGAAGAAGCTGATCTTCGCAGAGCCATTCAGCTCAGCATGCAAG GTAGTCGTCGAAGTGAGCTCTCAGGCTCGTTACCGCAGAATGTTCCTCAGTCGTCTCACAGCAGTCAGACAGAATCCCTTTCTTCAGAAGAACTGCGAAGGAGAAGACAAGCCTATTTTGAAAA ACAgcaacaacagctacagcagCAAGATCAGACGCCAAACCTACATGATAAGGCAACTCTTAGCTCAAGCACTCAAGAAGCTGACCCAG GAGGTGATATGAGTGAAGAAGACATGCTTCAAGCAGCCATGAATATGTCTCTGGAATCTGTTAAAAACCACTTGAATTCGGAAGAGGAGAaatga
- the ATXN3 gene encoding ataxin-3 isoform X2 has protein sequence MSLKQEGSLCAQHCLNNLLQGEYFSPVELSSIAQQLDEEERMRMAEGGVSSEEYRTFLQQPSVNMDDSGFFSIQVISNALKVWGLELILFNSPEYQRLGIDPINEKSFICNYKEHWFTVRKLGKQWFNLNSLLMGPELISDTYLALFLAQLQQEGYSIFVVKGDLPDCEADQLLQMIRVQQMQRPKLIGEEAAQSRDQRLPRSDVDQAIEVNHPFDGTGMLDEDEENFQRALALSRQEIDMEDEEADLRRAIQLSMQGSRRSELSGSLPQNVPQSSHSSQTESLSSEELRRRRQAYFEKQQQQLQQQDQTPNLHDKATLSSSTQEADPGGDMSEEDMLQAAMNMSLESVKNHLNSEEEK, from the exons ATGAGTCTGAAG CAAGAAGGCTCATTGTGTGCTCAACACTGTCTGAATAATTTGCTGCAAGGGGAATACTTTAGTCCTGTAGAGTTATCCTCTATTGCACAGCAGTtggatgaggaagaaaggatgAGAATGGCAGAGGGAGGAGTATCTAGTGAAGAATATAGAACATTTTTACAG CAGCCTTCTGTAAATATGGATGATAGTGGATTCTTCTCAATTCAA GTTATAAGCAATGCCTTGAAAGTGTGGGGTTTAGAACTAATCCTCTTCAACAGCCCAGAGTATCAGAGACTTGGGATCGACCCTAT aaatgaaaaatcatttaTTTGTAATTATAAGGAACACTGGTTTACAGTTCGAAAGTTAGGAAAACAG TGGTTTAACTTGAACTCTCTCTTGATGGGTCCAGAACTAATATCAGACACATATCTTGCACTTTTCTTGGCTCAATTACAACAGGAAG gtTATTCCATATTTGTAGTAAAAGGAGACCTGCCAGACTGTGAGGCTGATCAGCTACTGCAGATGATTCGGGTACAGCAAATGCAGAGACCAAAACTAATTGGAGAAGAGGCAGCACAGTCAAGAGATCAGAG GCTACCCAGAAGTGATGTGGACCAAGCAATAGAAGTTAACCATCCTTTTGATGGAACAGGCATGTTAGATGAAGATGAAGAGAATTTTCAGAGAGCCCTGGCTCTAAGTAGGCAGGAAATTGATATGGAGGATGAAGAAGCTGATCTTCGCAGAGCCATTCAGCTCAGCATGCAAG GTAGTCGTCGAAGTGAGCTCTCAGGCTCGTTACCGCAGAATGTTCCTCAGTCGTCTCACAGCAGTCAGACAGAATCCCTTTCTTCAGAAGAACTGCGAAGGAGAAGACAAGCCTATTTTGAAAA ACAgcaacaacagctacagcagCAAGATCAGACGCCAAACCTACATGATAAGGCAACTCTTAGCTCAAGCACTCAAGAAGCTGACCCAG GAGGTGATATGAGTGAAGAAGACATGCTTCAAGCAGCCATGAATATGTCTCTGGAATCTGTTAAAAACCACTTGAATTCGGAAGAGGAGAaatga
- the NDUFB1 gene encoding NADH dehydrogenase [ubiquinone] 1 beta subcomplex subunit 1 isoform X1 has product MVAPSPPVRSALGAAAAGPGGASGAVMVNLPQVVRDHWVHIFVPLGFVIGCYLDRWNDEKLSAFRNKSLLYKRELKPGEEVTWR; this is encoded by the exons ATGGTCGCTCCCAGCCCGCCCGTTCGCAGTGCCCTTGGTGCGGCCGCAGCGGGGCCCGGCGGCGCGAGCGGCG CAGTCATGGTGAATTTACCACAAGTTGTGCGTGATCACTGGGTCCACATCTTTGTTCCCTTGGGATTTGTGATTGGATGCTATTTGGACAGATGGAATGATGAAAAACTGTCAGCTTTCAGAAACAAGAGCTTATTATATAAAAG GGAGTTGAAGCCTGGTGAAGAAGTGACATGGAGATAA
- the NDUFB1 gene encoding NADH dehydrogenase [ubiquinone] 1 beta subcomplex subunit 1 isoform X2, producing MVAPSPPVRSALGAAAAGPGGASGVMVNLPQVVRDHWVHIFVPLGFVIGCYLDRWNDEKLSAFRNKSLLYKRELKPGEEVTWR from the exons ATGGTCGCTCCCAGCCCGCCCGTTCGCAGTGCCCTTGGTGCGGCCGCAGCGGGGCCCGGCGGCGCGAGCGGCG TCATGGTGAATTTACCACAAGTTGTGCGTGATCACTGGGTCCACATCTTTGTTCCCTTGGGATTTGTGATTGGATGCTATTTGGACAGATGGAATGATGAAAAACTGTCAGCTTTCAGAAACAAGAGCTTATTATATAAAAG GGAGTTGAAGCCTGGTGAAGAAGTGACATGGAGATAA
- the CPSF2 gene encoding cleavage and polyadenylation specificity factor subunit 2: MTSIIKLTTLSGVQEESALCYLLQVDEFRFLLDCGWDENFSMDIIDSLRKHVHQVDAVLLSHPDPLHLGALPYAVGKMGLNCAIYATIPVYKMGQMFMYDLYQSRHNTEDFTLFTLDDVDAAFDKIQQLKFSQIVNLKGKGHGLSITPLPAGHMIGGTIWKIVKDGEEEIVYAVDFNHKREIHLNGCSLEMLSRPSLLITDSFNATYVQPRRKQRDEQLLTNVLETLRGDGNVLIAVDTAGRVLELAQLLDQIWRTKDAGLGVYSLALLNNVSYNVVEFSKSQVEWMSDKLMRCFEDKRNNPFQFRHLSLCHSLSDLARVPSPKVVLASQPDLECGFSRDLFIQWCQDSKNSIILTYRTTPGTLARFLIDNPSEKVIDIELRKRVKLEGKELEDYLEKEKLKKEAAKKLEQSKEADIDSSDESDAEEDIDQPTVHKTKHDLMMKGEGSRKGSFFKQAKKSYPMFPAPEERIKWDEYGEIIKPEDFLVPELQATEEEKSKLESGLTNGEEPMDQDLSDVPTKCISATESMEIKARVTYIDYEGRSDGDSIKKIINQMKPRQLVIVHGPPEASQDLAECCRAFGGKDIKVYMPKLHETVDATSETHIYQVRLKDSLVSSLQFCKAKDAELAWIDGVLDMRVSKVDTGVILEEGELREDEDLEMQVDVPSSDSSVIAQQKAMKSLFGDDDKEMCEESEIIPTLEPLPPQEVLGHQSVFMNEPRLSDFKQVLLREGIQAEFVGGVLVCNNLVAVRRTETGRIGLEGCLCQDFYRIRDLLYEQYAIV; encoded by the exons ATGACATCGATTATCAAGTTAACTACGCTTTCAGGGGTGCAGGAGGAATCTGCCCTTTGTTATCTGTTGCAAGTAGATGAATTTCGTTTTCTTTTGGACTGTGGCTGGGATGAAAACTTTTCTATGGATATTATTGATTCTCTGAGGAA GCATGTACACCAGGTTGATGCTGTTCTTCTTTCTCATCCCGACCCTCTACACCTTGGTGCACTTCCATATGCAGTTGGAAAAATGGGGTTGAATTGTGCCATTTATGCAACTATTCCTGTATATAAAATGGGACAGATGTTTATGTATGATCTCTACCAG tccCGCCATAATACTGAAGATTTCACACTCTTCACATTGGATGATGTAGATGCAGCCTTTGATAAGATACAGCAGCTGAAGTTTTCTCAGATTGTGAATTTGAAAG GCAAAGGACATGGTTTGTCAATCACACCATTGCCAGCTGGTCACATGATAGGAGGCACAATTTGGAAGATTGTCAAGGATGGagaggaagaaattgtttatgCAGTTGATTTCAACCACAAGAGGGAGAT CCATCTGAACGGATGTTCCTTGGAAATGTTGAGCAGGCCTTCGTTGCTTATTACAGATTCATTTAATGCTACTTATGTGCAACCCAGGAGGAAGCAAAGGGATGAACAGCTGCTGA CTAATGTTTTGGAGACATTACGAGGTGATGGAAATGTATTGATAGCCGTGGATACAGCAGGCAGAGTTCTGGAACTTGCTCAGCTTCTTGATCAGATCTGGAGAACAAAAGATGCAGGGTTGGGAGTCTACTCTCTAGCACTTCTGAATAATGTCAGCTACAATGTAGTGGAATTCTCTAAATCAcag GTTGAGTGGATGAGTGACAAGTTGATGAGGTGCTTTGAAGACAAGAGAAACAACCCTTTTCAGTTCCGCCATCTCTCCTTATGTCACAGTCTGTCTGATCTGGCTCGAGTGCCTAGTCCAAAAGTTGTTCTTGCCAGTCAGCCTGACTTGGAGTGTGGGTTTTCTAGAGATCTTTTCATTCAATGGTGCCAGGATTCCAAAAACTCTATAATTTTAACTTACCGCACTACACCTGGAACATTAGCACGATTCCTGATTGATAATCCCTCTGAAAAAGTTATAGATATTGAG TTGAGAAAACGTGTCAAGTTGGAAGGAAAAGAACTTGAAGATTACCTAGAAAAGGAGAAGCTAAAGAAAGAAGCAGCTAAGAAGTTAGAGCAGTCTAAAGA GGCAGATATCGATTCCAGTGATGAGAGTGATGCTGAAGAGGATATTGATCAGCCAACTGTACATAAAACCAAACATGATTTGATGATGAAAGGCGAAGGTAGCCGAAAAGGAAGCTTCTTCAAACAGGCAAAGAAATCTTATCCAATGTTTCCAGCCCctgaagaaagaattaaatgGGATGAATACGGCGAGATTATCAA ACCTGAGGATTTTCTAGTTCCAGAACTTCAAgcaacagaagaagaaaaaagcaaattagaGTCTGGTTTGACAAATGGAGAGGAGCCTATGGACCAGGATTTATCAGATGTTCCTACCAAATGTATTTCTGCAACAGAATCCATGGAAATTAA AGCCAGAGTTACATACATTGACTATGAAGGACGCTCAGATGGGgactcaattaaaaaaattattaaccAAATGAAACCAAGACAACTGGTCATTGTCCATGGACCACCTGAGGCCAGTCAGGACCTTGCAGAATGTTGCAGAGCTTTTGGTGGAAAAGATATTAAAGTTTACATGCCCAAACTTCATGAAACTGTAGATGCAACCAGCGAAACTCACATTTACCAG GTCAGGTTAAAAGACTCTCTTGTCAGCTCCCTTCAATTCTGTAAAGCCAAGGATGCTGAGTTAGCTTGGATAGATGGTGTTCTGGATATGCGGGTTTCAAAAGTGGATACTGGAGTTATTTTGGAAGAGGGAGAGTTGAGGGAAGACGAAGACTTAGAGATGCAAGTGGACGTGCCTTCTTCAGACTCGAGTGTGATTGCGCAGCAGAAGGCCATGAAAAGCCTCTTTGGTGACGATGACAAGGAGATGTGTGAGGAGAGTGAAATCATCCCTACTTTGGAACCTCTGCCACCTCAAGAG GTTCTTGGACATCAGTCTGTGTTTATGAATGAGCCAAGACTGTCTGACTTCAAGCAGGTTCTCTTGCGAGAAGGTATACAAGCTGAATTTGTGGGAGGAGTGCTTGTGTGCAACAATCTGGTGGCTGTTCGCAGG ACTGAAACAGGGCGCATTGGACTGGAAGGCTGTCTCTGTCAGGACTTCTATAGGATAAGAGACCTTTTATACGAACAATACGCAATTGTCTAA